Part of the Notamacropus eugenii isolate mMacEug1 chromosome 5, mMacEug1.pri_v2, whole genome shotgun sequence genome is shown below.
GAGTCCAAGTTTATGAGTCCAACATTATTAAATGAATgatggttcctttttttttttttacagcgtATCTCATCCTTATCTATATGACTAAGGAGTATTTATTGGATACCAACTGTGTATATACAGGAAGTGCTAGTCATAATCTCCCTACTCTTTGAAATTCTGCCATCAAGCTATTCTTGAAACAGATATGAAGATAGAATCATTGAGGCCTATGATATAGCCACTGAATATTTAGACAAAGGCCAAAGAGTTCTACTAACCGCCATACTTTCCTCTCCCCGTGTTGTTTCCAGATTATGCAGTGCCATCAGATTTAGATGGGAGACTGATTTCTGGAATATAACATTATATCAAAATAGCTCACGCATACAACCTAGATCCCTGTTTCTAACTTCTGGCCCCTACTTCcccaaatgtttgttgataatgTAGCTAAATTTTCTCATTCGTTACGTGTTAGTTTACAATTTACAGGTGATTTTCATTATTCCCTTTTAttccatctttttatttcttacctTTTGGATCTCATAAATTGGATTGCTTTTATTCGCTTCACATTCGGAGATATTGTTATGATCTATGTAGCTATAGTTACTTGTTTCCTTCCATATCCTCTGATAAATGTATTGTGTTGTCAGTGGACTAGTCAAAGACAAAGCAAATGCACTAAGGAAAATGGCAGGTTCTATAAATAAAATCTTCTTCATGATGAAGATCTGGTTTAATTctctgaaacaaaaaagaaaaccagcaaTCAAATGTACTTCAGTATCATAATACTGAAGCAAATGTGAAGTTGTAGTTTtgtggaagaaagggaaaaattaaggAGACCTTAGGAAGTTTACACATGGACCAtaagagaaattattttgcctaGGAGCAGGAGTCTGTAAATTGGAAGATTTCAGATTCTCTGTTTTTAAGAGAAGGTACCATTTTGAACTAAAACTTGAAAACAACCTTTATTAAATTACACTATTAGCTTTGGTCACCCATCATGTTTTTAATTCCTTTAActttatttcaattaattaaCTCACCTACTGGCTTTTATTGCGCAAATTACAAAGGCCTTTCAGAGTATCACTATTGCCTAATCAAACATATTTATCTTGGCATATTTGCCGTCTCCTCATACAAGGGGTTATTTTTACAGGACAAATTCACGGGAAAAGCTAAAAGAGGATTGTTGAGACTTACCTGGAGCTCAAATCTTCTGTTAGTCAGGCAGGGCAGGAGGATGGGAGTATTAGGGTCCCATCTTTGACTCTCAGTACCCACTGCTTCCTGGAGCTCTCATGGCAATTGTTCTGGGTGTCAGAAGACTCACCTGTTCCTCAGGGTGAGGCTGGTTGCCAGCACGTCTTTGTCATGGGCAactagaggaggagaaagagaaaaggagggagaaggaggaggaggaagatgcaATCTGCCCCACCTTAAGCAACCAATCTCTGTGGCCAGGTCTACCCCCTGATACTGCCAGTCTGTGTAGCCAGGTCTATCCCCTGATACTGCCAGTCTGTGTAGCCAGGTCTACCCCCCTGACACTGCCAGTCTGTGTAACCAGGTCTACCCCCTGATACTGCCAGTCTGTGTAGCCAGGTCTACCCGCCTGATACTGCCAGTATGTGTAGCCAGGTCTACCCCCCTGATACTGTCAGTCTGTGTAGCCAGGTCTATCCCCTGATACTGCCAGTATGTGTAGCCAGGTCTACCCCCCTGATACTGCCAGTCTGTGTAGCCAGGTCTACCCCCCTGACACTGCCAGTCTGTGTAGCCAGGTCTACCCCCTGATACTGCCAGTCTGTGTAGCCAGGTCTACCCCCCTGACACTGCCAGTCTGTGTAGCCAGGTCTACCCCCTGATACTGCCAGTCTGTGTAGCCAGGTCTACCCCCCTGACACTGCCAGTCTGTGTAGCCAGGTCTACCCCCTGATACTGCCAGTCTGTGTAGCCAGGTCTACCCCCCTGACACTGCCAGTCTGTGTAGCCAGGTCTACCCCCTGATACTGCCAGTCTGTGTAGCCAGGTCTACCCCCCTGACACTGCCAGTCTGTGTAGCCAGGTCTACCCCCTGATACTGCCAGTCTGTGTAGCCAGGTCTACCCCCCTGACACTGCCAGTCTGTGAAGCCAGGTCTACCCCCTGATACTGCCAGTCTGTGTAGCCAGGTCTACCCCCCTGACACTGCCAGTCTGTGAAGCCAGGTCTACCCCCTGATACTGCCAGTCTGTGTAGCCAGGTCTATGCAGCCAATCTGCGTCGCCAGATCTACACGCCAAAGTGAAATTAGCAAGGGCTCACCTTGAGTCCACTAAGGCAATCTAGGACTTTCGGGGCCACTCTTTGGCGTACAAACGAATCGAACACCCCTCGGACGCGCACAGTTACAAAGAGGGGGTGGCGGTGGTCCGAGGGGCGTGGTCTGATTACTCTGCCCCAGCCTGAAGTCCCCCTTGCACTTACAGAGGTGCCCGAACGGCAGCCCCGGATCCAGGTGTCCTCCGGAGCCCGGGGCAGGCCAGGTGGGCTCCCTCGCCCCTCACCTGAAGTGGgctccctcctgcccctcctggggctctcCCTGCCCCTCTGCTCGTTTCACTGCGTCCTCCCCCGGGGGTCGACAGCCGCGTCGCTGTCACTCATTTCAGCCCATTCCACCTGAGCCGGGCAGAgagcctccccttccccccttccgcCTTCGCCCCGGACCGCGACAAAGACAGTGACGTCCCCCCCGCGGCTCTGCCCAATCGGAGCCTCGGCCGCATCCGACCGGCGCCCCGCCCGAGGACAAGAGAGTCCAGGAGAGGGGCCGCCCCGCGCGCCCGGGGCCCGCAAGGGCCGCGGGGAGGGAAGGGAGCGGGGTGGGGGGAGAGCGCGAAGCCGAGGGCCGGCGGGGCATCGCAGACCACTTTGTTGTCCTCTTTGTAAACCAAAGCCCGTCCGCGAGGCCCGCGGTCCGCCCGACGCCAGGCATTGGTCTGGGCCGCTGTCATTCACCGTCCGGGCCCCGCCCCCTGTCAAGTTGCGTGCCAGCGTTTGTGCTGGCTAGCGAGGTTCTGAGCGGAGGTGGGACACGAAGGCAGATGGGTCGGATCGCTCCAAGTCTGGTGCCGCGGAGGGCGACCCTGCAGCGAAGGCTCGCGCGGCCCTGGCTGGCAGAGCGCAGCGTGTGGGTCAGTGTCTTTCTTTTGTAACGGAGCCATTCCCGGGGCTGAATACTTCGCTTCAGCACCAAAGCCCTTAGTCCTGCGGGGTGACTCAGCAAAGTCGCTGGCCAGGTCAGCCTAGAGCGGACCCAGCCTACTTCAGAAAGTACAAAAGGGAAAATGGGCCGGCCTCCGCAAAAGCCGTTAATTCTGGGACAGCTTCCAGCCTTTTGTGTGGCTCTGGTGTGGGCACAACCTCTCCTGCCTTGTCCAGGTCCCTAGATGAATGGCCCGAGTCAGGCCCGAGTCTAGGTCAGAGCCGGCAGAGCCAAACCAGATAAACACATCCTCCTTAAAACATGACAGCTAAAAATAGGGAAGTGTGTTCCgatcatttctattttctatgTATCAGGGGCAGAGAGAAAGTGCAAAGGGCACACGTTCTCATTCTTGgctattcttatttttcttttattcacagaaaaaaaagaaacttttcgGACTACATCCAACTTTTACTTGGCTACCCACCTCTGAGATGATAACTGCATATAAAACCTCTTTCAACAAATAAAGGAAAGCATTACGGCAGAGTAGAAGGGACATTGGTCCGGGAATAAAGAAACCTGGGTTGtaatcctgtctctgccactaGGTAATCCtagtgatggaatcctaataaagctgccccccaACTCCACAGACAGCAGGCCCACTGCCCCTACCCAGCCAGCCAGCCACCCACCCCATAGCCTAATTTCTTGATATGTgtctcactgctcactagaacaacaggtgtgtccatgaactcatatttcccacagcaacagcaggtgtgtccatgtactcaaccacaaccacatccatctagtccacaatactcagccaatcagaaagcagtacCACCACGATGCCCAAGCAGCATGTAGACCCCAAAGTAATAGAAGGGACTTTTCCTAAGTAGGCACCTGCACAGTAATAGTGAAGAACTGCCCTAGAGTAAACTTATGATGTAGAGAGGctcattataatatcattatcatacatacatacttccTCAAATGAGTTTTTCTGTAAGCATTGTGGGTAATCCTACCTGCAGTTCCACTGTGGCTGggacccctcccctattacctaatcccttcaCAAACCCCTCCCACctttttcatattcataatttatgttatgtaattgcattttTACCCTAAAAATTTACCctaaaaaaatccatcttgccttctctgaagttgctggttcctcttggaacttagcctgctCCATGAGAGgagtcaatctcaataaatgtctatacttggattagaggtggtctcactctgaattctttgaggtggttccaccacaacacatcatgaaatcGGAACAGTTTTGGTGTCCCTGGGTGGGCAGAATCTAAACCACAACActatgaccttgatcaagtcacttacaACCTTGCTGGAGACTCAGATTCTTCGTTTATGAGATTATAATATCTTCCTAGATTTCATCACAGGATTATATTGAGGAGCAAATGATATATTAATGAGAGTTAATTCGAGTCactaaatgtatatttattaaatacagtTCATAATCTTTGACTTCCTATCCACCCCTCATTCTCCTGGGCACTGAAGTTCTTTCTTCCTAGGTTTCACCCTCCAtttcttattctctctcattcctcataTCCAATCCACTGATAAAATGTCACTTCTACCTTCATGACATCTCTCTGGTAAAAGTATTCTTTTGCATTCATAAAGTTGACACAGAAGAAATCTAGGCTACAGAAAGGTTTGAGATGGGGCAAGAAAACTGATAACCTGGAATATTAGAAGAAATTTTGGAGGAAATGGCATCTAAGCTGGACTTTCACAGAACATAAGGATTCTGAAAGGCTGATATGAGGACCTTTGAAGGCAAAGGAGGTGGCTTCTGTGAATGTACCACTGTGAACAAAGATAACTGCAGcatataaattaatattaatttagaaGATGAGTGAGTACAAAGAACTTCACAAAATTCTCCAAACAGAGTCAATATATACTCAATGTAATATTGGACGTAAGGAAAATGATTGAAAATTTATACTGGAAGATACAGTTTAGCTAACACAATATATAAGACCAAGAACTATTCCTCACTGGACAagtagttaaaggatatgaactaacaaatcattaataactaaaagaaatattcctctaaatcactatttataagaaaaatataaatcaaaacaactctgaggctgcACCTTGAATTCAGCTagttgacaaagatgacaaaatatgagATTGTCCATGGGAGGAGggtatgcaaagacaaaaacactaATGTCTCATTGGTAGAGATGTTAATTggtccaagcattctggaaagtattttgcaattAGATTAGGGAAAAACTCTAATATTTTTTACTCAGAGATTCCACTTCTAGGTAAATACTATGCAAAAGGTCAAAGCTAGAACAAAGGGTCCtgcatataccaaaatatttgtagaaacAGTTTCTGTAGTTTGGAAACTGGCTAAaaaagttgtggtgtatgaatgaattttaatcaattttcatttaatttagaaataatgaaaattaagaatgcaaagaaatataggaaaatgTATATGAATAGATGCaaatgaagtcagcagaaccaagaaCACAGTATATAcaatgacttgttcagtcattttcaacttTTCTTGAACCTATTgagtttttcttagcaaaaatactagagtggtttgccgttttcttctgcagttcattttatagatataaactgaggcaaacaggatacactaacttgaccagggtcacacaactagaaacaTCTAAGGCCATGTTTaaattcaagaagatgaatcttcacgagtccaggtccagcactctatccactgtgccaccaagctgcctataCA
Proteins encoded:
- the LOC140507786 gene encoding uncharacterized protein translates to MCSQVYPPDTASLCSQVYPPDTAKVPERQPRIQVSSGARGRPGGLPRPSPEPRPHPTGAPPEDKRVQERGRPARPGPARAAGREGSGVGGEREAEGRRGIADHFVVLFVNQSPSARPAVRPTPGIGLGRCHSPSGPRPLSSCVPAFVLASEVLSGGGTRRQMGRIAPSLVPRRATLQRRLARPWLAERSVWKKKKLFGLHPTFTWLPTSEMITAYKTSFNK